A single Aspergillus puulaauensis MK2 DNA, chromosome 7, nearly complete sequence DNA region contains:
- a CDS encoding clathrin heavy chain (BUSCO:EOG092602BZ;~COG:U;~EggNog:ENOG410PIM9;~InterPro:IPR016025,IPR016341,IPR011990,IPR016024, IPR022365,IPR000547;~PFAM:PF01394,PF13838,PF00637;~go_component: GO:0030130 - clathrin coat of trans-Golgi network vesicle [Evidence IEA];~go_component: GO:0030132 - clathrin coat of coated pit [Evidence IEA];~go_component: GO:0071439 - clathrin complex [Evidence IEA];~go_function: GO:0005198 - structural molecule activity [Evidence IEA];~go_function: GO:0005515 - protein binding [Evidence IEA];~go_function: GO:0032051 - clathrin light chain binding [Evidence IEA];~go_process: GO:0006886 - intracellular protein transport [Evidence IEA];~go_process: GO:0016192 - vesicle-mediated transport [Evidence IEA]), translated as MAPLPIKFTELINLTNAEIAPASIGFNSCTLESDHFVCVRQKLNEEDKPQVIIIDLKNNNEVIKRPINADSAIMHWTKNIIALKAQGRTIQIFDLTAKQKLKSAVMNEDVVYWKWFSERSLGMVTDTSVYHWDVFDPTQSQPQKVFDRLPNLSGCQIINYRVNDEEKWMVVVGISQQQGRVVGSMQLYSKERGISQFIEGHAAAFASISVEGSPLEHKLFSFAVRTPTGAKLQIAEIDHQEPNPRFQKKAVEVYFPQEAVNDFPVAMQVSEKYDIVYLVTKYGFIHLYHLESGTCIFMNRISSETIFTTAPDAESAGLVGVNRKGQVLSVSVDESNVIQYLMENPAMSGLAVKLASKAGLPGADHLYQQQFDSLLAQGNYSEAAKIAANSPRGFLRTPETINKFKNAPQTGQMSVILQYFGMLLDKGTLNKYESIELVRPVLQQNRKHLLEKWMRENKLEGSEELGDIVRPYDMNLALSIYLQANVANKVIAGFAETGQFDKILAYSKQVGYQPDYTQLLQHIVRVNPEKGAEFATQLANEESGALIDLDRVVDVFLSQNMVQQATSFLLDALKDNKPEHGHLQTRLLEMNLVNAPQVADAILGNEIFTHYDRPRISQLCENAGLIQRALENTDDSTVIKRNIVRTDQLNTEWLMNFIGRLSVEQTLECMDTMLEVNIRNNLQAVVQICTKFSDLLGPSRLISLLEKYRTAEGLYYYLGSIVNLSEDPEVHFKYIEAATAMNQISEVERICRESNYYNPEKVKNFLKEARLTEQLPLITVCDRYNFVHDLVLYLYQSQQYKSIEVYVQRVNPSRTPAVVGGLLDVDCDESIIKNLLSTVDPSVIPIDELVSEVETRNRLKLLLSFLEATLATGNQQQAVYNALAKIYIDSNNNPEKFLKENDLYDTLVVGKYCEKRDPNLAYISYRKGQNDLDLINITNENAMYRAQARYLVERADPEIWSFVLSENNLHRRSMVDQVVATAVPESTEPDKVSIAVKAFLEADLPGDLIELLEKIILEPSPFSDNGSLQNLLMLTAAKADKGRLMDYIHQLNEFSPDEIAEMCISVGLYEEAFEIYKKVNNYSSAVDVLVENIVSIDRAQEFAERVELPDVWSKVAKAQLDGLRVSDSIESYIHAGDPSNYNEVIETATHAGKDEDLVKYLKMARKTLRESAIDTGLAFCYARLDQLAELEDFLRSTNVADIEASGDKAYEEGYHQAAKIFFTSISNWAKLATTLVHLEDYQAAVECARKANSVKVWKQVNQACVDKKEFRLAQICGLNLIVHAEELQDLVRQYERNGYFDELIAVLEAGLGLERAHMGMFTELGIALSKYHPDRVMEHLKLFWSRINIPKMIRACEEATLWPELVFLYCHYDEWDNAALAMMERAADAWEHHSFKDIIVKVANLEIYYRGLNFYLQEQPLLLTDLLQVLTPRIDVNRVVRIFKTSDNIPLIKPFLLNVQTQNKRAVNDAINDLLIEEEDYKLLRDSVDNHDNFDAVELAQRLEKHDLIFFRQIAANIYRNNKRWAKSIELSKQDKLYKDAIETAAISAKSDVVEELLRYFVDIGSRECYVGMLYACYELIRPDVILEMSWRHGLQDFTMPFMINFLCEQTRTIEMLKKDNEERKSREVTQKKDEDNTPILGGSRLMLTQGPAAPAPPAYGQANGITPQATGFRPF; from the exons ATGGCTCCTCTTCCCATCAAATTCACGGAGCTCATTAAT TTGACGAATGCCGAAATCGCG CCGGCGTCGATTGGTTTTAACTCATGT ACTCTAGAATCGGATCACTTCGTCTGCGTCCGCCAAAAACTTAATGAAGAAGACAAGCCGCAAGTCATCATCATTGATTTGAAGAACAACAATGAAGTCATCAAGCGGCCCATCAACGCGGACAGTGCTATCATGCACTGGACCAAGAACATCATTGCTCTCAAGGCCCAAGGTCGAACAATCCAAATTTTCGACCTCACAGCTAAGCAGAAGCTCAAGTCTGCGGTCATGAATGAAGATGTTGTGTACTGGAAGTGGTTCAGTGAGCGAAGTCTTGGTATGGTTACGGACACCTCGGTCTACCACTGGGATGTTTTCGATCCCACCCAGTCTCAGCCACAGAAGGTCTTTGACCGACTGCCAAACCTCAGC GGCTGTCAAATCATCAACTACCGCGTAAACGATGAGGAGAAGTGGATGGTGGTTGTCGGAATtagccagcagcagggccgTGTTGTTGGTTCAATGCAGCTGTACTCCAAGGAGCGTGGAATTTCACAGTTCATTGAAGGACATGCGGCCGCTTTTGCTTCTATTAGTGTGGAGGGGTCTCCCCTGGAGCACAAGCTCTTTTCCTTTGCCGTGCGGACGCCCACCGGGGCCAAGTTGCAGATTGCCGAAATTGACCACCAAGAGCCGAACCCCAGATTCCAGAAGAAGGCTGTGGAGGTATACTTCCCCCAGGAGGCGGTCAACGACTTCCCTGTTGCCATGCAGGTCTCTGAAAAGTACGACATTGTTTACTTGGTCACCAAGTATGGCTTCATTCACCTCTATCATCTGGAGTCTGGTACCTGCATCTTCATGAACCGGATATCTAGCGAGACGATCTTCACCACTGCTCCTGATGCCGAATCCGCCGGTCTTGTTGGTGTTAACCGCAAGGGTCAAGTTTTGTCTGTCAGTGTCGACGAGAGCAACGTCATTCAGTACTTGATGGAAAACCCAGCGATGTCTGGTCTAGCTGTCAAGCTAGCTTCCAAGGCCGGACTTCCGGGTGCCGACCACCTCTACCAGCAGCAGTTCGACAGCCTGCTTGCCCAGGGAAATTACTCGGAAGCTGCCAAGATCGCTGCCAACTCTCCAAGAGGGTTCTTGCGGACGCCAGAGACCATCAACAAGTTCAAGAACGCCCCCCAAACTGGGCAAATGTCCGTCATTCTGCAGTACTTCGGTATGTTGCTAGACAAGGGAACACTCAACAAGTACGAGAGTATTGAGCTTGTCCGCCCCGTCCTACAGCAAAACCGGAAACACTTACTAGAGAAATGGATGCGTGAGAACAAGCTGGAAGGCTCTGAGGAGTTGGGTGACATTGTCAGACCATATGACATGAACCTGGCTCTCAGCATTTACCTCCAGGCAAATGTTGCCAACAAAGTCATCGCTGGTTTTGCGGAAACCGGTCAATTCGACAAGATCCTTGCCTACTCTAAGCAGGTTGGGTACCAGCCAGACTACACCCAGCTGCTTCAGCACATAGTTCGCGTGAACCCCGAGAAAGGTGCTGAATTCGCGACCCAGCTCGCCAACGAAGAGTCTGGTGCCTTAATCGACCTTGACCGCGTTGTCgatgttttcctttcccAGAATATGGTCCAACAGGctacttctttcctcttggATGCTCTGAAGGATAACAAGCCCGAGCATGGCCACCTCCAGACCCGGTTGCTTGAAATGAACCTCGTGAACGCTCCCCAAGTCGCCGACGCTATTCTCGGAAACGAGATCTTCACGCATTATGACCGCCCCCGAATTTCTCAACTCTGCGAGAACGCTGGTCTTATTCAAAGAGCCTTGGAAAACACCGATGACTCCACCGTCATTAAACGCAACATCGTCCGCACAGATCAGCTGAACACCGAGTGGCTAATGAACTTCATTGGCCGCCTTTCCGTCGAGCAGACCCTGGAGTGCATGGACACCATGTTGGAGGTCAACATCCGCAACAACTTGCAAGCTGTGGTTCAGATCTGCACGAAATTCTCAGATCTTCTTGGACCCAGTCGTCTGATTAGTCTTCTGGAGAAATACCGCACCGCCGAGGGTCTTTACTACTACCTTGGAAGTATCGTCAACCTGTCCGAGGACCCCGAGGTTCACTTCAAGTACATTGAAGCCGCAACTGCGATGAACCAGATCTCGGAGGTTGAGAGAATTTGTCGTGAGAGCAACTACTACAACccggagaaggtgaagaactTCCTTAAGGAGGCTCGATTGACTGAACAGTTGCCACTTATCACCGTGTGTGACCGTTACAACTTCGTTCACGACCTTGTCCTGTACCTCTACCAGAGCCAGCAGTACAAGTCAATTGAGGTGTATGTGCAGCGTGTCAACCCCTCGCGTACCCCCGCTGTTGTCGGAGGACTGCTTGACGTCGACTGTGACGAGAGCATCATCAAGAACCTCTTGTCTACCGTCGATCCATCTGTGATCCCCATTGATGAGCTCGTTTCCGAGGTCGAAACCCGTAATAGACTCAAGCTCCTCCTATCCTTCCTCGAGGCAACCCTTGCGACTGGCAACCAGCAGCAGGCGGTCTACAACGCTCTTGCAAAGATCTACAttgacagcaacaacaacccagaGAAGTTCCTCAAAGAAAACGACCTGTACGATACTCTGGTTGTCGGAAAGTACTGTGAGAAACGTGACCCCAATCTTGCATACATCTCTTACCGCAAGGGTCAGAACGACCTGGatctcatcaacatcacaaATGAGAATGCCATGTACAGGGCCCAGGCTCGCTACCTTGTCGAAAGAGCCGACCCTGAGATTTGGTCTTTCGTGCTGAGTGAGAACAACCTACACCGCCGATCCATGGTTGACCAGGTTGTTGCAACTGCTGTTCCAGAGTCCACCGAACCCGATAAGGTATCTATTGCCGTCAAGGCTTTCCTCGAGGCGGACCTTCCCGGCGATCTTatcgagctcctcgagaaGATCATCCTTGAGCCATCTCCTTTTAGCGACAACGGCAGCTTGCAGAACCTGCTGATGCTCACTGCTGCTAAGGCCGACAAGGGTCGCCTTATGGATTACATCCACCAGCTTAATGAATTCAGCCCCGACGAGATCGCCGAGATGTGTATCTCTGTTGGCTTGTATGAAGAGGCGTTCGAAATATACAAGAAGGTCAACAACTACAGCTCCGCTGTTGATGTCTTGGTCGAGAACATTGTCAGCATTGACCGCGCACAAGAGTTTGCCGAACGCGTTGAGCTGCCCGATGTATGGAGCAAGGTTGCTAAGGCTCAGTTGGATGGCCTCCGTGTCTCTGACTCCATTGAGTCTTACATCCATGCCGGTGATCCATCCAACTACAACGAGGTCATCGAAACCGCAACACACGCcggcaaggatgaggatcttGTTAAATACCTGAAGATGGCCCGTAAGACCTTACGGGAGTCAGCCATCGACACTGGTCTCGCTTTTTGCTATGCGCGCCTGGATCAGCTTGCAGAGCTTGAAGATTTCTTGCGATCAACCAACGTtgctgatatcgaagccTCCGGTGACAAAGCTTACGAGGAGGGCTACCATCAGGCTGCTAAGATTTTCTTTACCAGCATCTCCAACTGGGCCAAATTGGCCACAACCCTCGTGCACCTCGAAGACTACCAAGCGGCCGTCGAATGTGCCCGCAAGGCCAACAGCGTTAAGGTGTGGAAGCAGGTCAACCAGGCGTGTGTGGACAAAAAGGAGTTCCGCCTGGCACAGATTTGTGGTCTTAATCTAATTGTACACGCCGAGGAGTTGCAAGACCTTGTCCGACAGTACGAGCGCAACGGATACTTCGATGAGCTCATTGCTGTGCTCGAAGCTGGTCTGGGATTGGAGCGGGCACACATGGGAATGTTCACCGAGTTGGGCATCGCTCTTTCCAAGTACCACCCTGACCGTGTCATGGAGCACCTCAAGCTCTTCTGGTCCCGTATCAACATCCCGAAGATGATCCGGGCCTGTGAGGAGGCTACCCTCTGGCCCGAGCTGGTTTTCCTGTACTGCCACTACGATGAATGGGACAACGCTGCTCTTGCTATGATGGAGCGTGCTGCCGATGCCTGGGAGCACCACTCTTTCAAGGACATCATCGTCAAGGTCGCCAACTTGGAAATTTACTACCGTGGACTCAACTTTTACCTACAAGAGCAGCCACTGCTTCTCACCGATCTGCTTCAGGTGTTGACTCCTCGTATCGATGTCAACCGTGTTGTACGCATTTTCAAGACGTCGGACAACATTCCTCTGATCAAGCCTTTCCTCCTGAACGTCCAGACACAGAACAAGAGAGCGGTTAACGATGCCATTAACGATTTGTTgatcgaggaagaggactACAAACTCCTTCGTGATTCAGTGGACAACCACGATAACTTCGATGCTGTGGAGCTCGCGCAGCGTCTCGAGAAGCACgacctcatcttcttccgccaGATTGCGGCGAACATTTACCGCAACAACAAGCGCTGGGCTAAGTCAATCGAGCTTTCCAAGCAAGATAAGCTCTACAAGGACGCCATTGAGACGGCCGCTATCTCTGCCAAGTCCGACGTGGTCGAGGAGCTCCTCCGCTAC TTTGTGGACATTGGTAGCCGGGAATGCTACGTTGGCATGCTGTACGCATGCTACGAGCTGATTCGCCCCGATGTGATCCTGGAGATGTCATGGCGACACGGCCTCCAAGACTTCACAATGCCATTTATGATCAACTTCCTTTGCGAGCAAACACGTACGATtgagatgttgaagaaggataACGAGGAGCGAAAGTCCCGGGAGGTGACACaaaagaaggacgaggacaACACGCCAATCCTGGGCGGTTCCAGGCTCATGCTTACGCAGGGTCCAGCGGCGCCCGCACCTCCTGCCTATGGACAGGCAAATGGGATAACGCCGCAGGCCACGGGGTTTCGGCCTTTTTAG
- a CDS encoding pyruvate carboxylase (COG:C;~EggNog:ENOG410Q5AY;~InterPro:IPR003379,IPR011054,IPR011053,IPR005479, IPR013785,IPR001882,IPR000089,IPR000891,IPR005930, IPR011761,IPR016185,IPR011764,IPR005482,IPR005481;~PFAM:PF00682,PF02436,PF02655,PF13533,PF02222, PF00364,PF02785,PF02786,PF00289,PF07478,PF08443;~go_function: GO:0003824 - catalytic activity [Evidence IEA];~go_function: GO:0004736 - pyruvate carboxylase activity [Evidence IEA];~go_function: GO:0005524 - ATP binding [Evidence IEA];~go_function: GO:0009374 - biotin binding [Evidence IEA];~go_function: GO:0046872 - metal ion binding [Evidence IEA];~go_process: GO:0006090 - pyruvate metabolic process [Evidence IEA];~go_process: GO:0006094 - gluconeogenesis [Evidence IEA]) produces MSTVLRQTQPEEAVDETQFVEDHHHQHRDSVHHRLRANSAIMQFQKVLVANRGEIPIRIFRTAHELSLQTVAIFSHEDRLSMHRQKADEAYMIGKRGQYTPVGAYLAIDEIVKIAQEHGVHLIHPGYGFLSENAEFARKVEKAGMVFVGPTPDTIDGLGDKVSARRVAIKANVPVVPGTEGPVERYEEVKAFTDTYGFPIIIKAAFGGGGRGMRVVRNQAELRDSFERATSEARSAFGNGTVFVERFLDKPKHIEVQLLGDNHGNVVHLFERDCSVQRRHQKVVEIAPAKDLPVDVRDRILADAVKLAKSVNYRNAGTAEFLVDQQNRYYFIEINPRIQVEHTITEEITGIDIVAAQIQIAAGATLEQLGLTQDRISTRGFAIQCRITTEDPSKGFSPDTGKIEVYRSAGGNGVRLDGGNGFAGAIITPHYDSMLVKCTCRGSTYEIARRKVVRALVEFRIRGVKTNIPFLTSLLSHPTFIDGTCWTTFIDDTPELFALVGSQNRAQKLLAYLGDVAVNGSSIKGQIGEPKLKGDIIKPILHDTAGKPLDVSSPATKGWKQILDQQGPEAWAKAVRANKGCLIMDTTWRDAHQSLLATRVRTIDLLNIAHETSHALANAYSLECWGGATFDVAMRFLYEDPWDRLRKMRKAVPNIPFQMLLRGANGVAYSSLPDNAIYHFCKQAKRCGVDIFRIFDALNDIDQLEVGIKAVHAAGGVVEATVCYSGDMLNPSKKYNLEYYLNLVDKIVALKPHVLGIKDMAGVLKPQAARLLIGGIRERYPDLPIHVHTHDSAGTGVASMIACAQAGADAVDAATDSLSGMTSQPSIGAILASLQGTEQDPGLDSAQVRALDSYWAQLRLLYSPFEAGLTGPDPEVYEHEIPGGQLTNLIFQASQLGLGQQWAETKKAYEVANDLLGDIVKVTPTSKVVGDLAQFIVSNKLTSEDVVNRAAELDFPGSVLEFLEGLMGQPYGGFPEPLRSKALRERRQLDKRPGLFLEPLDLVKIKSDIRENFGGATEYDVASYAMYPKVFEDYKKFVQKFGDLSVLPTRYFLAKPEIGEEFHVELEKGKVLILKLLAIGPLSEQTGQREVFYEVNGEVRQVAVDDKKASVENVARPKADIGDSSQVGAPMSGVVVEIRVHEGSEVKKGDPVAVLSAMKMEMVISAPHSGKVSGLLVKEGDSVDGQDLVCKIAKA; encoded by the exons ATGTCTACCGTTCTCCGCCAGACCCAGCCCGAGGAGGCTGTCGACGAGACGCAATTCGTCGaggaccaccaccaccagcacagGGACTCTGTCCACCACCGTCTGCGGGCCAATTCGGCTATCATGCAGTTCCAGAAAGTCCTCGTCGCCAACCGTGGCGAGATCCCCATTCGTATCTTCCGAACAGCCCACGAGCTGTCACTTCAAACAGTTGCCATTTTCTCCCACGAAGACCGACTCTCCATGCACCGTCAAAAGGCCGATGAGGCCTACATGATCGGAAAGCGGGGCCAATATACTCCCGTTGGTGCGTACCTTGCCATTGATGAGATTGTCAAGATTGCCCAGGAACATGGCGTGCATTTGATCCATCCCGGATATGGTTTCTTGTCAGAGAATGCCGAGTTCGCCCGGAAGGTCGAGAAGGCGGGCATGGTTTTCGTTGGTCCTACTCCCGACACTATTGATGGCCTGGGTGACAAGGTCTCTGCTCGTCGGGTAGCTATCAAGGCCAATGTACCCGTTGTTCCGGGTACTGAGGGCCCGGTCGAACGCTATGAGGAAGTTAAGGCCTTCACTGACACTTACGGCTTCCCCATTATTATCAAGGCTgcctttggtggtggtggccgtggtaTGCGTGTTGTCCGCAACCAGGCTGAACTGCGAGACTCCTTCGAGCGTGCTACATCGGAAGCTCGCTCGGCGTTCGGCAACGGCACAGTCTTCGTCGAGCGTTTCCTCGACAAGCCCAAGCACATTGAGGTCCAGCTGCTGGGTGACAACCACGGAAACGTTGTTCACCTCTTCGAGCGTGACTGCTCGGTTCAGCGTCGTCACCAAAAGGTTGTTGAGATCGCCCCCGCAAAGGATCTCCCAGTGGATGTCCGTGACCGTATTCTTGCCGATGCCGTCAAGCTGGCTAAGTCCGTCAACTACCGCAACGCCGGTACTGCTGAGTTCTTGGTCGACCAACAGAACCGCTACTACTTCATTGAAATTAACCCCCGCATCCAGGTCGAGCACACCATTACTGAGGAAATCACTGGGATCGATATCGTTGCGGCGCAGATTCAGATCGCTGCTGGTGCTACTCTTGAGCAGCTCGGCTTGACTCAGGACCGCATCTCCACTCGCGGTTTTGCCATCCAATGCCGTATCACCACCGAAGATCCCTCCAAGGGCTTCTCGCCTGATACTGGTAAGATCGAGGTGTACCGTTCCGCTGGTGGTAACGGTGTTCGTCTCGATGGTGGTAACGGTTTCGCTGGTGCCATTATCACCCCTCACTACGACTCCATGTTGGTCAAGTGTACTTGCCGTGGATCTACTTATGAAATTGCTCGCCGCAAGGTCGTTCGTGCCTTAGTCGAGTTCCGTATTCGTGGTGTCAAGACCAACATTCCTTTCTTGACATCTTTGCTTAGCCACCCCACCTTCATTGATGGCACTTGCTGGACCACTTTTATTGATGATACCCCCGAATTGTTTGCCCTGGTCGGCAGTCAGAACCGTGCCCAGAAGCTGCTCGCATACCTGGGTGATGTCGCTGTGAACGGTAGCAGCATCAAGGGCCAAATCGGCGAGCCCAAGCTCAAGGGCGACATTATCAAGCCCATTCTCCACGACACCGCCGGCAAGCCGCTCGATGTATCTTCCCCCGCGACTAAGGGCTGGAAGCAGATCCTTGACCAGCAGGGCCCCGAGGCTTGGGCTAAGGCCGTGCGTGCCAACAAGGGTTGCTTGATCATGGACACCACCTGGCGTGATGCCCACCAGTCTCTGCTCGCCACCCGTGTTCGTACCATTGACCTGCTGAACATCGCGCACGAGACCAGCCACGCCCTCGCCAACGCCTACAGTCTTGAGTGCTGGGGTGGCGCGACTTTCGATGTCGCCATGCGCTTCTTGTATGAGGACCCCTGGGACCGTCTGCGCAAGATGCGCAAGGCCGTTCCCAACATCCCCTTCCAGATGCTTCTCCGTGGTGCCAACGGCGTTGCCTACTCTTCCCTTCCCGACAACGCCATCTACCATTTCTGTAAGCAGGCCAAGCGATGCGGTGTCGACATCTTCCGTATCTTCGATGCCctcaacgacatcgaccagctcgaggTCGGTATCAAGGCAGTTCACGCCGCTGGAGGTGTCGTCGAAGCTACCGTCTGCTACAGCGGTGACATGCTGAACCCATCGAAGAAGTACAACCTCGAATACTACCTCAACCTAGTCGACAAGATCGTTGCGCTCAAGCCCCATGTCCTTGGCATTAAGGATATGGCTGGTGTTCTGAAGCCCCAGGCTGCTCGCCTTCTGATCGGCGGTATCCGCGAGCGTTATCCTGACCTTCCTATCCATGTCCACACCCACGACTCTGCTGGTACTGGTGTGGCGTCCATGATTGCCTGCGCCCAGGCTGGTGCCGATGCCGTTGACGCTGCCACTGACAGCCTCTCTGGCATGACCTCCCAGCCCAGCATCGGTGCCATCCTGGCTTCTCTCCAGGGCACTGAGCAGGACCCTGGTCTTGACAGCGCTCAAGTGCGGGCTCTTGATTCCTACTGGGCCCAGCTGCGCCTGCTGTACTCGCCCTTCGAGGCGGGTCTCACTGGCCCTGACCCCGAAGTTTACGAGCACGAAATCCCTGGTGGTCAACTGACCAACCTCATCTTCCAGGCTAGTCAGCTTGGTCTAGGCCAGCAGTGGGccgagaccaagaaggcctATGAAGTTGCCAACGATCTCCTCGGCGATATCGTCAAGGTCACGCCGACTTCCAAGGTCGTTGGTGATCTTGCCCAGTTCATTGTCTCCAACAAGTTGACATCCGAGGACGTTGTTAACCGGGCAGCAGAGCTAGATTTCCCTGGTTCCGTCCTTGAGTTCTTGGAGGGTCTCATGGGCCAGCCCTACGGCGGTTTCCCCGAGCCTCTGCGCTCCAAGGCACTTCGCGAGCGCCGCCAGCTTGACAAGCGTCCTGGTCTCTTCTTGGAGCCCCTGGACCTCGTCAAGATCAAGTCGGATATCCGGGAAAATTTTGGAGGCGCCACTGAATATGATGTGGCCAGCTATGCCATGTACCCCAAGGTCTTCGAGGACTACAAGAAGTTCGTTCAGAAGTTTGGTGATCTTTCCGTTCTTCCTACCCGCTACTTCTTGGCTAAGCCTGAGATTGGCGAGGAGTTCCACGTTGAGCTTGAGAAGGGTAAGGTACTTATTCTCAAGTTGCTCGCCATCGGTCCTCTTTCGGAGCAGACCGGTCAGCGTGAGGTCTTCTACGAAGTGAACGGAGAAGTCCGCCAAGTCGCTGTCGATGACAAGAAGGCTTCGGTTGAGAACGTTGCCCGCCCCAAGGCCGACATTGGTGACAGCAGCCAGGTCGGTGCTCCTATGagcggtgttgttgttgaaaTTCGAGTCCACGAAGGCTCTGAAGTCAAGAAGGGTGACCCGGTCGCTGTTCTTAGCGCTATGAAGATG GAAATGGTTATCTCGGCTCCTCACAGCGGAAAGGTGTCTGGCTTGCTGGTTAAGGAGGGTGACTCTGTTGACGGCCAGGATCTCGTCTGCAAAATTGCCAAGGCTTGA